The stretch of DNA CATACTCTCTCTTCTTTCAGCCTTATCACTTTTTGCAATATGTTTATGGCCTCAGCATCATCCAGTTTTTTAGAATTGTCAATCTTAAGGCCCTTCAATGATTTAAGATCAGTATTATGCTGTCCAAATCTCAGTCCAAATGATTTTTGAGAGTTTTTAAATCGGCTCAGCATCTCGGAGCACGGCAGTTCCAGTATCTGTCGGTCATATGCGTGGAATATCTCCTGCTCTAATGATCGGATTATCGCATGTTTGGAAACTACCTCTGTGAATGATTCATCTCTCACATTTCTGCCATATTCTGTAAACCAATCATCTGTGGGGTGTATCGGTCCGTCTAAAATGCTTAATATATCTGTGGCAGCAATGAGATCAGACACTGTCGGAGCAGTTTCTTGAGGTATCAAAGAGGCTGCAAGATCTTTTACTTTTTCAAGTTCTCCAAGCGCAGTAATCGATTCTCCGCATGCACGTATCAGTTTATCCGCACCTCTTAGAATTCCATCTTCATCTGCATATACTTCGATTGCTAAGTTTTCTCTAAGGAATGCCATTTCTGTTTCAGCAGTTTTTTCAGAAACAGCCATGGAAGGCAGTGTCAGAATCTTTGGATCGTATAACTGCAAAAGCCTCTGCTTTATAGACTCGTACTCATCCATCAATGTTGCAAGGCTCATTGCATTTTCTCTAAGCAATCCCAGATCATCTTTTTCCAGCCAAATTTCTGGAGGAGACGGAGATTTACTAAAATGAATTAATGAATCAATAAACGCATTAAGCGTTTTAAGTGATATCTGAAGATCTGTAAGATTGAGTACTGAGTATATCTCATTGATCACTTCAGAGATGTCTTTCAGTTCATCATGCATTCTGGATAGCCTGGTTTTTATTATTTCCTTCTCCCCGGGAGTTGGTCTTTGTTTAAATATGCAGTTTGACCACGAAGATTGTTTCATGGCTGCTGAAGTTGTCCGCGACCAGGCTCTTACCAGGTATACGCGTTTCATCAGCGTATCCATGTCAGTATTAGAAATTGAGTCCAGTTTAAAATCTAAATTTTTTGCATTTTGAAGCCGGGAAAGCTCCCCGCAGACTCTATATACGGAAAGTCCCAGCGGGTTCCTAATTGCATGCAGTTCTTCAGCGTACGTATCCAGCTCCTGCTTCTTCATATCTAAAGCATACAGATCGTCAAGATTACATTCTGATGGATTTCTATCCATATACAATACAGACTTCAATTCGTCAAGAATATCACGTTTGTTGACTTTATGGCTGTGTAAAACCATACAGAAATCAGCCAATCCGGCTTCAGATAACCTTTTATGAACTATATCCAGCGCTGCCATTTTTTCAGAAACAAACAAAACTTTTTTTCCGTCTGCCATTGCTTCTGAAATCATATTTGCAATAGTCTGCGATTTTCCAGTACCGGGCGGTCCTTCCAATATAAAACTAATTCCATTTCTTGCAAGAACTAATGCATCTTCCTGACTTGAATCTGCATCCAGAATCTGATAGCACTCTGAAGATTTATGTTTATCATGATCCAGTTTGGATGATACTAAATCTACAGAAGGTAATTCAGAATTATCACCACAAATAGCTTTTACAACTGAGTTGTTTTTAAGCTTTTCATTATTCTGCACCAGATCTTGGTGCATGCTTATCCTCAGGAAAGAAAGTAATGCCAATTCTGCTTTTTCATCAACATTCCATCCTTTCTGGCTTACAATTTCAGAGACAGAATCTAAATAACTTTTAAGACTCTCATCATTTTGATTGAATTCTGGAAATACAATATTATGCTCATCTTTCAATTTATACAGTAACAGGGGATTTACAACGATGGGCTCATCAGCCAGTTCCATAATAAACGGATCCGCAATACTTTCGGTTGATAGGGACACAGGGACTAATACAAGGGGGGATGTTATTTCTCCAGATCCATCATTCCAATTTAAAAATCCAAACGACAGATATAGTGTGTTCATACCCTGCTCTTCAAATCCTTCCTTTGATTTTGTACGCAGAGAACCCAATATTTTCTGCTGCTCGTTGATCGATTTATCAGTAGCTACATCTCCTTTTGTAAATTCAGCTATGTCTTCTTCATCTTCCAGAGCTTTCGGGGGAGTATATGGAAACCGCAACTGTTTTTTAGAGATTACCAGTTTTTTGTATAAGTCGTCATAATTCGGACGAATAATTTTTATGTTTGAATTTTTCGTCTCTTTGTAACTGATGAGACGATTTCTTCTCCCTAAATCTAATAATTGCTTTTTCCAAAATTCAATTTTATCATCGATTTCTGTCATTGATTGAATCCCCTTCATCCCGTAATTGCCTAAATATGAAGGTGAATATGCTTTTAAGCAATTAACCTTATGTTGGCTAGATCGTTGAACGGAACAAGTATTCTACTGATTAGAGCATACATCCATCTGATTAATCAAGTGAGGTTATATAGCCGTACAGCAATATGTATCTGATAATTTGAAACAATCAAATGAGAAGATAATTACGCAGAAGGCGAAATTTCCAAGAATATTACTTGGTGCTACATCCAGTGGAAGTGGGAAAACCACAATTACCTGCGGCATACTGCAAGCTCTTGTAAATAGAGGAATGAGCGTGTCTTCATTCAAATGTGGACCGGATTATATTGATCCAATGTTTCATTCCAACGCCATAGGTACATCTTCTTCAAATCTGGATTTATTTTTCTCAGAACCTGATACCGTGAGATATCTGTTTACAAAATCCGCTAAAGACTCAGATATATCAGTCATAGAGGGGGTTATGGGATATTATGATGGCATAAGCTCAGCATCTTCCAGAGCTTCTGCATATGAAGTTTCAGTGACGTTGGATGCTCCAGCGATTTTAATCGTAGACTCGAGAGGTGCAAGCACATCAGTAATTGCTACAATTCTTGGGTTTTTAGAGTATAAAAAAGACAGTCATATAAAGGGAGTTATATTAAATAGGATGAGTGAAAAAGTTTACCAACGTATAAAAAATGTTATAGAAAATGATCTCAAGATAGATGTTCTTGGATATGTACCATCTATTCCAGATATATCACTCGAAAGCAGACACTTGGGGCTTGTAACTCCAGATAATATTAAAGACATTAAAAACAAGCTTAATTTAATCGCAGAGGTACTCGAAAAAACTGTCAACATAGATAAGATTATTGAGATCTCGAAAAGCGCTTCATCTCTTGAATGTCAAGACATGCCAGTGCGTAAGATGGAAGGCCGTCCAAGAATCGCAATCGCAAAGGATGAGGCTTTCTGTTTTATGTACCGTGACAATCTTGAGTTATTAGAGGATATGGGAGCACAGATAGAATATTTTTCTCCGATACATGATGAATGTATACCTGCTTCAGACGGAGTGATATTATATGGCGGATATCCAGAGCTGTATGCCGAAGAATTAAGCAGAAATAGTTCTATGATCGAGTCCATAAAAAAAGCAGTATCTGGCGGAATGCCATGTATTGCAGAATGCGGTGGATTTATGTATCTGCATGACGAAATGGAGGATCCGTCTGGAACGTCCCATTCGATGTGCGGCATAATCTCCGGCAGATCGTATAAAACAGAAAAACTTGTTAGATTTGGGTATGTAGATCTTAAGAGTAAAAATGACTCATGGATATTAAAATCAAACGAAACCGTCAAAGCTCATGAGTTTCACTACTGGGACAGCAGCAATTGTGGAAGCGATGTTATATCTACAAGGGCATCGGGAGACGGAAGCTGGGAATGCATACATTGTGAAAATAATGTGTTTGCTGGATATCCTCACATATTTTACAGATCCTGCCCAGACATGATAAGACGATTTTTAGAAGCGTGTATAAATTACAGAACCGTAAGGGAAAAGTACCTTAAACAAGAGTGAAGTTAATAGAGGCATGTCTCTCAATGCAGATCAGATTAAAGAAGTCAAAAACCAAGGGTTTTTGATTAACCGCGGCACTGAGTTATTCTCTGGAAGAATTATTACGGGAAATGGAGTTCTCACGGCTGCGGAGCTTAAAACTGCATGCGAAGCTGCTGAGAAGTTTGGCAACGGCAATCTCACGTTTACAACTCGTCAAACAGTAGAGCTTCCCGGGATACCTTATGAAAAGATTCCAGAGTTCAAACAGTTTGTAACAGAAAGAGGTCTCAGCGTTGGGGGAACCGGCCGGCGGGTCCGTCCGATTGTGTCCTGTAAGGGTACTACCTGCATATATGGCCTTCATGACACTCAAGAAATGGCTACTGAAGCA from Candidatus Methanomassiliicoccus intestinalis Issoire-Mx1 encodes:
- a CDS encoding cobyrinate a,c-diamide synthase, translated to MKQSNEKIITQKAKFPRILLGATSSGSGKTTITCGILQALVNRGMSVSSFKCGPDYIDPMFHSNAIGTSSSNLDLFFSEPDTVRYLFTKSAKDSDISVIEGVMGYYDGISSASSRASAYEVSVTLDAPAILIVDSRGASTSVIATILGFLEYKKDSHIKGVILNRMSEKVYQRIKNVIENDLKIDVLGYVPSIPDISLESRHLGLVTPDNIKDIKNKLNLIAEVLEKTVNIDKIIEISKSASSLECQDMPVRKMEGRPRIAIAKDEAFCFMYRDNLELLEDMGAQIEYFSPIHDECIPASDGVILYGGYPELYAEELSRNSSMIESIKKAVSGGMPCIAECGGFMYLHDEMEDPSGTSHSMCGIISGRSYKTEKLVRFGYVDLKSKNDSWILKSNETVKAHEFHYWDSSNCGSDVISTRASGDGSWECIHCENNVFAGYPHIFYRSCPDMIRRFLEACINYRTVREKYLKQE